Below is a window of Ananas comosus cultivar F153 linkage group 9, ASM154086v1, whole genome shotgun sequence DNA.
cccgcttcgtttattttatttagaaataaacttagctggaaatgtgaatcaattaggattcgaacttgggtctcggatgtCAACCACCGAACTCTTTGTCATTTGCTCTAGAGAGGGTCGGTACCCTAGATAAAAACTTAGTTTCTTTTAGAGTGCTGGTGAAAAGTAAGAACTTAGTTTCTTTTAGTAGAGTGCTAGTGAAAAGTGAAGAGTATATTCTACTAACCACAGTTTCTTACTTCGCCAAATACTTACCTTACTCTTCCCATTTATTAAACTGTGTCTGGTAATTAGCCGTACGTCCTCTcatctgagagagagagagggagagagagagagagagagtccagctcaTGCAAAGCTGGatataaataaatgaagcgCTGCTACTTTTGGCAATTCAATGGAAGCATCCAATTTGTACGCATCCTTTTtgggggggtgggggtgggggtggggggcgCAGGTGATTTTCGCTGCCAATGAATGGTGGGATGCATTTGTTTGATGAACATCGGAATGATCGTTTCCTGCGCAGGTATATTTTTATGCGTGGCTCGACAAAGAAACTTCGTCCGTCCATTTTTGTACCCATTACCACCCCCTAACCTTTGCACCGTAAGAGGCCTTGTTACCGTAACTGCGACGATTAGATGCCCATTTTTGTACCCATTACCACCCCCTAACCTTTGCACCGTAAGAGGCCTAGTTACCGTAACTGCGACGGTTAGATGCAATCCTCGGATCTCCATACGAAGTCCCGATTCGTCAATAAAACTGATTGAATCGCGATTGCAGAATCTTATGtgtaataattagttattactATATAAGTATAGAcaaattggaaaagaaaattcgGAGGTTTGACATTAAACAGCTTAATTtcttgggttaatttcatacaggtctctatacatatagtaaatgacaaatatattcttacaaggttcaactttttatattgtccctataaaaattctaatgttttcaaatatgtcactCTGGTTTGTTATCATTAAAGAACTGTTAAAGagttctttatattttcaattttgccatcacaaatatattttttcaaaaattataacagtataatatagaGGTAGAAAAATCAAAGATTAATCAGAGTCAAGTATTTAAcatataattaactaaatttttctaacggattctaataatagggacatatttaaaaatatcagtatttttatagaaacaacgtgtaaaagttaaattttgtaagaatacatttatcatttactatatttactaggatatgtatgaaattaactctaatATCTTATAAACGCAATAGGCCttggtataagcaagaactagctattacaggaataggtacaagtatggggataagaaaaatagcgtttggatgaaaattggattgttcccgaagataaaaaaaatagcgtttagatagataatatagaataagaaaaatattagatagttttatataaaaaatgaaggtgttggtagGGATAGTTATAACTGGTTATTATAGATAACCTAAAATTACtgttctcggataaaaaattaatgtttggatataaagggagATAAAGCTCTATTCCTATttctatcccctaaccaaacactgcctCTATATAATTTGTAAACTGACATTTCAATTATGCGGAGTGGAAAGCATTTTGAGACGTGCAAGCCATattaaaccctttttttttttcgttttgtgCATTAAATTTTGTTCAAAGAGGAGACCATTACTTCGTATCCTAAAATAAACAATGGTGTTAGTAGTTGTGTAGACGGAAGTATCATATTTAAAACCAAAATAGAGAGACTAGTGCTAAATTCATCAACCGCCagttggaggaaaaaaaagaaaagaaaagaaaagaaaagaaaaccgaACCGAAACTTTTAGATGGCTCCCGTACAAACACATTTTAGGAAAACCAGTAAAAGgggcaccaaaaaaaaaaaaaaaaaaaaaaaaaacatgtacgTAACCAGAAATATTCAATCTTCCATTACTAGACCCAAAAAGAAACGTCATGAATTTTAACCAAATTTTTGATCGCTCCCGCTTATAATATGGTGGTGAGCATCTGGCCGACGAGGACGGAGTACGACGGCGATTGCGTTAAGGCTTTCTTGGACTTCGCAGGAGCGGTAGCGCTGGGAGGTGAATTGTTTATGAGCGGGGGGATCGCGGCCGTGGCCGTGGCCGTGGACACGGTCTGAGGGGACAACGCTGGGGTCAACGATCTGGGGGTCAACGCCTGTGGGGTCAACGGAGTGGAGGTCAACGGGGTGGCGGTTGGGGTGATGGGTTGCTTGAGGAGGACGGGGGTGAGAGGGGCGGACTTGCGGCGGTCGTGCTCCTTGATCAGCTCGTGGGCGAACCAGTCCAGCTTCTCGGCGTTGGTCTGCTCCGCCAGCTTCTTCCCCCGGAACAGCACCGACTCCACGTTCCGCTGCGACAGCATCTCCTCCGTCGCCCCCGCCACCTTCCTTGGCCCATCGCGGCCGCACGCGACCTTCGAAGCGTCGCGGCTCGCGAGGGCACTTCCAGTGGCCTGTAAAAGTTTTGATACCACACTATTTATTCAGTGTCTGCTCGGTCTCACTTCTGGTGAGGCGTAAAGGTTTAGAAATAATTATATGTTCAACGGCAATACTATACCAAGATTGACCTTCAACAGTACCTGGATGCGGATGTAGTTGCTTGTCCTGTTATGGCCAAAAGCCATAGCAACCGCTTGATCCACCTGATACCAAGAAGATACGAAAACATGATTATTAACTGTCACcgaaattattaaattagacACATTAAAACTTCCGTAGCGGAACTATGCAGTGTACAATTTCCTGCATCGAATATAGAATAATCCCTACTGTCCATCATTTGTTACCCATCTACTTAACTGTTCTACGTAATGTTACGTCCTGCATATTATAATGTGTATGTACCATATCGGCCACGCCCTCAGCGGCGATCCTTACGATCTCCTCCGccgaggatgaggatgaggaggaggaggaggagaaggaagggGCGGGGGGCTCGCCGCAGCCGATGGAGACGACGAGGAGGTCGTCGACGGTGGCGGCGAGGGGGAACTCGTGCTTGTTGTTGAGGACGTGGGtgatggcggcggcggtggggttGCCCATGGCGAGCCCTGCGCCGACGGCGACGAGCCTCCTCCGGCCGTCGACGGAGCTCATCTCGacggcgccgccgccctccgcgcCGGCGCACGTCGCCGCGCACACCTCCCGCAGAAGGAAGTTGAAGCCCTCCGATTCCACCGCGTCCGCGCGCGAGAACAGGAACGGCGCGCCCGTCGCCATGTCGTAGCAGGGGATCAGCACTGGCCGCACCGTCTCCCGCAGCGTCAGATCCCGCAGAGCCCTCTCGAACACCCcacgcgcccgcgcccgcgcccgcggcCGACGCAGGAGCAGCGATCGGAGCGCGCCGCCCCTGCGGATCCAGCTCCGGCGCAGGTTCTTGAGGAGGAACCCCATCGCCTCCTCGGCGGAGAAGAGCGGCCGCCCCTCGCCGCCCCGGGCGAAGAGCACCGCCGCGAGCACCCCGCCGGCGCCCGATCCGGCGGCGACGTCGAAGAAGTCGGCGATCCGCGCGCCCGGATCGCCGGAGCGCTTGCGGAGCGAGGACTCGAGGCGGACCAGCGCGGCGCCGGCGAGGAGCCCGTCGGCGgcgcggccgccgccgtcgaGGGAGAGGATGCTGACCCTCGGTCGCGTCGCGGGAACCCGCGCAGCGGAGGGCTTGGGAGGGGTCTCCGGGAGGGCTCcagcgccggcgccggcgccggcgtgGGCGAGGAAGAGCTTGGGGTCGTCGTAGCCGAAGAGGAACTTGCTCTCGAGGATGGAGAAGATCTCGTAGCTGAGCTTGTCGACGTCGAAGCTCGGCGGCTCCATCAATGGCGGTGCCGACGCCATTTCTAGGGTTCCGCCTCTCTTCtcgaaggaggagagagaaatggCCGAAgcgtgtgtgtgagagagagagagagagagagagaaagagaaaagaggaggGAGGTGGAGAGCTCGTCGTCGAGGGGTTTAAATAGAGAGGATTAAGGGCGGAGGAATCGGCGTACGTTAGCCTCGTTAATGCGGCGCACGATAGCGGCGTCTCGTGACCCCGATTCCCACTAATTAATTTAACCTGCGCCGGGGCCTCTCCCTCTACTGCAGCAAAATTACGGAAATACCCTCCGTTGCACGGACCTATCCTGGCCGTCAGATGCGCTACCAGCGGTTAGCATTCGACGGTGCGGATCGATCCTGCCCGTGGGAAAGATCCCTTGCCACAGTTACTACTTACTAATACAGgtggaatatttttttttttgaaattcttttttagaaaaagttgaaattattctttattattgaTCATTAATACTTAATAggcttaattataaatattaattaaataatttagttcTATCTCAAATAaatcttttttctaaaatttttcattaatatcAAAGACAgcattttttaatagaaatattccaataaaataaaaaaaaattataaaaaaacattCATATATGGccatctaaatatttttaatgctAAATGATCTTGCCACGTCATCATCGTGGCGAGAGTGTAGTGCACACGTGTGGAAAGGGGGGAGCACTTGCGGCAGAACAAGTGAACAATTGTGTGTGGCGACATAAAAAGTCTACAGTATCATACTTACACCATATCATCAGAAAcaagttaattatatttattttcttaaaaaattataaaataaaaatatttttttattaacaatGATAGAACGGTAGTGCGCTCGTGCGGAGAGAGGGGGTGCACGTGCGGCCGGGCACGGAAACAACAATGTGtggcaacaaaaaaaattacagtatCATCACACTTATTATAccatataatgaaaatatttttctattaacaaTGATAGAACGATAGGCGAGAAAACAACAATATCTGGCGACGGAAAAAAATTACagtatcacacttgcaccacatcatcagtaacaagttaattatatatcttttcttaaaaaaatataataaaaaatatttttctattaataatGATATAACTGGTGAACACTGAAAGGATAATTCTATCGATCAGAAACATTACGTTATGTTTGTAATATAACTGATATATCTAAGAATTTTTTTATGTCTGTAATATAATTGGtgtattttagaatattttttatgtcgACCATAACAACGCCTAACGCACGGCCACGATTCAATGCTCGGGGTTGGGGGAGGGGAATCAGAGTAAACTTGTCGGGAAAGGGCGCGCCAAAAGTGTCGCCACGTGGCTCGCGTCCTCCTGTCGCGCTGTACACCATAATTGGATTGTATTATTCGGGCTTTTGATCCTCACGGATTAAGAGGCCcgtgatatttttatttttaaatttcaatttataataatttatagttaaattttataatttaatttagttgactaaatattaatatatcgctaatataaaaataatatgacgGTACTATGATTAATGGTGCAGTAatgattttaaatattacattGCTTTCACATCAGTAATACGTCGGCATTTAgccaattaaattagattattagacttaattataataatttagaatgtTCGAGTCGGAAATTACTAtagattaaaatttgagaattaaaatggCATCAGCCTCATGTTTTGAgggccaaaagtgtaattttcctATTTTACTATTTACTAGGCACCTTTCTTTAATAAAGTgccaaaaataaatatctattctGCTGTAATCATAAGGCTGCGAGCCAAACTAAAGTCTCATTCGAttatatgaatattttattcgacatatatctatttaatttacttgtattattgtattatttggtggatgaaaaatatgatttgatgtttatgattaaatattaccTTCGAACTCtaagtcattttttttttcttttgaataagaaaaattatttcCCAGTATATCCAAACAGAATCTAAAGTAGTCCCAAAATTTTTGGAAAATGCTGCATGTGGGCAAACATTACAAAAGAAGATGTGGGAGGAGTGAGTGAGTAGTTAATTGTCTCCAAAAAGCATAAAAGTAGTTATACTGTGCTAAGTTAACACATTAGCTAATATGGTGTACATCATCTCCTAATTTAAGATTATTTTCTTAATGGTCAATGTTTTCGACGTTAATATTGTGATTAGGTATTGGGTTTTGCTTATTGTTTTAGTATTAAGATTTGGACAGCCCTAAAAATGTCTTTGCCATGTCTAAATTTGTTAGGAAACATAGAGTGGAGGTGCCAAGTTCACCATTACAATATATATGATACAGACCCAGAGAGGCCAAAAGCTTTGCCCAAAATAAGCACTTTTAGAAATTAGAACCCTTTAATTGATTTAGCAGTACATAAACAATGGGGTTGTTACATTATTTCACATAATTGATCATGTATAGATATCACTTTTGTCTAAGTGATCTGTGGCATACTATCAATAGGCCTTTCTTTTTGTGGACCTTTGGGTATTCTCCTAATCAgtgatttatataaaattataaattaaagtttattatattccttttcccctttttttaagTTCTTTTGGTTCTTGTTGATCATCATTCATATAAgtgacttttatttttatgttcatTTGCTATGAATTAGGTTTTCATGAGCTTCCCCACTGTGGGGAAGGATGTTAATTAAGGTATCTCTGCAATCAATTGCAACAGAAACAAATCTTATAAGCAAAGTTTAGTGAGGGTCATTATAAAAGCACTTAAAaagactagagagagagagagagagagagagagagagagagagagagagagagagcagaatTTGATGGTCCAGAAATAAGGAACTGGTGATGGGTAGGTTAAAAGTTGATTTCCTAATTacttataaaagaaaatatctaATTACTTAAATCACCCTTCACAAAAGAACATTGGCATATACATACACCCCTTGGAATGGTTTTCTTGTTCATATTGGACCTGGAACAGCTTCTACACTTGAAGCAGTaactcaaaaacaaaaactgTTTTGAGAAAAAGTAGCAAGAAACattttagaaatgaactcagttaaaaatgtaaagcaaataagattcaaacttgggatctTATCTAGCAATCATTCAAGCCCTTTCACAACTGCGATATGTAGGGTCAGTGTtcataggggtggcaatccagctcgctgttcgcgagccagctcgtgttcggctcaaaatgagctcgagatcggctcactcgtttagtaaacaagccgaatacgaactgaatttttcagctcgtttaataaacgagcgaacacgagctggggtcaactcgctcgtgttcggctcaataacagctcgaatacatatattttatatttatataatttatttaatttatatttttatatataaataaataattatatataatatattttttattatttaaattttagcaaaataaaaataaaaatgcgagcttaattataaaaagactcatttatatgtaaagtttcaactattagatcaaaatctaatggataagattttataaatttattttatatatatatatttgaatctaatcttttttaatttattgtttgttggtcagctcgtgagccagctcgtgttcagctcgttaataaacgagccgaacacgagctgaattttttggctcgatattttaacgagccagcaagccgaacacgagccgaccccagcttgctcgtgttcggctcgtttacactcCTAAGTGTTCATAGGCAatgttaaaatttgattatggGGTATAagatttatttatcaatatttatttgttcTTTCCTTCTTTCACACTTGACTATGTCCAGTAATGATTATATCAAAACCATGAAgctgataaaataaaatagtttaaacTGCAAAAGAAAAATACAGAAGCCATCATAGAAATTCTGAAGCTTAACAAAAATAAGAACTTAcactgaaaaaataaataaatctacaGCATTCATTAAGATTGACAGGTACCTTCTAATCACATAATGTCACACCAACACAATGTAGAAAAGTTGGGGATTATGCAAAATAGATCAGTTAGAGGACAATTTCTTCTATATCACTCCATGAAACtagaaaagaaacaaaggagATGATGAAATCTAAATGAAGAggaaattatttgattatttatgAACATTCCCCCACTACCTTGTATCTACTTGTCCATCAATGTCACAAGATATTAATGTCACCTCAAATAATAAAACAACATATAGTCTTGCTGTAGTTTTCTCACTGTCTCATGCACACACTCAAATCTCTCAACAGTTTCTAACTGGGCCCTTTTCCTTAAATAAGAGGTAGCAAAATTAATTAGGGCAGTATAGGAATGGTTTGGAGAAAAATATGCACCAAACAATCTAATCACCAAGCCATATAGGTATTAGGAAATGTGAGCTAAAGAGGGAAAACTATTTGCCTAGATTAATTGGTCAATGCAACTTAAGGTGACATCAATATCTACCTCTGGGCATGCATGAACAAGCCATGTTTATCTCATGATAAAAGCTGTAGTGTTATGTGTGCTGGTAGCAAACTTATTTGTCACATCAAGCAATTTAATGATGGTCCAAAGACGAAAAGAATCTATAATGTggtgtttttcttcttcttttttttttctctattggATCTGAATTGAGAAATTGAAAGAATCTTTCATTGTCTCGAAACCTAAAAACTGATGAACAAACTACATCAAACAAAGCTCATACTCTTTTGAACTATCGAAGGAGCATACAATAATAAAAACTCCACCTTTCCATATTGCATCTAAACAATGAAGATCAAATGTATACATTGAATCTAAATGTGTATTCTCAATTAGTTCCTAGCAACTTACAAAACCGAAGAACCAGAAAATCTTATGGTTTAAACTTCTCAAGAGATGATCACTGCAAATTTAGCCACCCAGcaaatcaaaaaattgacaAACATCCATTTGGCAAAAACAAAGCatcaaaatagtaaaattgCTACCAGAGACTAGAGAAACACTGGGAGACTAAATGCACCCTCCAACAACTCCGAATTGCAAGCACGCACTTGTTGCTGTTATACCTAAAGGAGAGAAAAGAATGGCACTGAAAACTACCGACTGGTTGATGGTGAATTGCAAATGTGAACTTACTCATCATTCTTGCTCTATAACACTACCATTTACAGTATAAAAGAAACAGTAAGAGATAATGCAGTGTTTCATAAGCTATAATCTAAAGttctttaaataatatattaatattagaaATTGACAGAAGAAATACAGATAAAGATACAGATAAAGTATGATAACCCCTCATGATTTAAACTGTACAAGCCAAAATTTTCAACTGAAGAACCTGATACTGATGAGGGTTCAAGATAAAAATATGGGAAATTTCAATAAGTTAACATTAAAGTATCTAGTGCACCTAATacagaattgagctagaatactctcaaaagcaccaaccccttggtgcttctaggtttctagctcttggatctactccttcattactaatagccttcggatcaaacactattccacctaccaccacctaccactacctaccaccatcatctcaaccctacatctctccgtCCAATGGCTAAAAGCTCAAAAGTACCACTCCCttgatgcttttgagagtattctagctcaactccctAATACAAACCATATAGTCGATGCAGCAGGCAATATTCAGTACAGAACTTCATTGCATGTGCGACAAAGCATACTCCAAAACAACGGGCAATTGGCGATTGAGTTGCAACTGTAAAGATGAAATTGGCAACATTCAGAATAAGAAATTAAAGCAACAGAATAATTTAAGAAAACTCATCTGAAGTAAAGACGAATAACAACCCCCTGTGATCAAGCAATCCTATAGCAGTGCATTTCTGTATCTTCTTAACATACATACtacatatgtacatacatacatatgcataCATAAATAGTTACATATGCACCTAGTGTATAGATGGAaaaacatatatgtatgtattcaTGTTTAAATAGAGGAAGGTGCTCAGCACTGGGGGGATCTTCTCTCCCGTCAAAATCAAAGATGAGTTAGTCTTATTGAAGATTCATGCCCTTTTCATATAGGATTAAGATTTAGGTAAGAGTAAAAGGCTAAAACAAAACCTATGCTGATCATGTCTGTGCCAATTTAAATAGATTCTGCAATAGTAAGATCAAAAAGTCAGAAACTGGAAATATGAGATGAAACAACAAAGTTTTACAAGGTTGATGAAACAACAAAGTTTTACAAGGCTTTAGTTGTGAAATTATCCTTCACAAATAGTACCATAGCTAACTTCCTCTATAGCCATTTACATAGAGTGAAACTTAAAGGGACCTTATACAACCTACAAAGCATCTGCTTATGTGCATGAAGAAATTGCATAGTACTACATTGACTAAATTTTATTCGAAGGAAAAGAGCGTCATATTTGTTTTCTTAAGAACACCTAGTTCACACCTCTTAAAGCCACTGTATTTGACGAGAGAACAAAAATCTCGACAATGAAAAGAACCGAAGATGGAAACTCCCAAatctgtaaaataaaataaaattttcgttAAAATAGTGCAGAAGCGaaacattagaattttttttcaatgaaaTACTGTTAAGAAAGGCCAACATTTACCATCATTAATATAGGAAACAACTTGAAGTAGCTTGAAATGAGGATGGCCAGCAAAACCTCTTTGTACCTGAATAATTACAAAATGCTCTAAAAaacgaataaaattttaacttgttTATTAGTAATCATTTAGTTTCTGATCCAAAAGATTAAGTAATTCTAAACATATGGAGTTCCACTACATAGTTGTTtgcaacaatatatatcaaTTATTGGATGCATTACAGCGCAGAACCAGTCTACCACAATTTCCgtaagaatagagaaaacaaaaGATCTATCAACAGAATTACAAGTAAGATTCTAAATGTGTAACAGAAGGTAAACTATTACCTGGCCATATCAAGTGACAAATTGAGGAAAAACCTCGTGGTAAGAAATATTATAAACATAAATACAAAGCTTCCCAACAATACATTCATCAGTACCTGCTAAACAGCAATTTCAATAAAACAGCAAAGCAGCTAATTAAGCATTATAAGATGAATAAAACATATACTTGGCTTCGGCAAGAATTGAACCACCTTTCCACAAGTCCAAATAGCAAAAGGAAGGCTCGTAGAAAAATCCCAGTCGTCTTTACTGCTTTTTAAGAAAGAAATCCTGACTTAAATTGTTAAGAACCTTGAACAAAGTAGATAAAGTATGTTTCTGCTGGAAAACTGATGATACCAAGGAAcaccaagaaaaaagaaaggaacgCCCAAGGATACATGCATccaaaagaatataaattaaacatGACTTTTGCAGTATTCCCTGCAAACACAAGACGATAAGTCATAGCCAAGAATACCCTGAAGACACAGTATAAAGTGATTATATAGGATAAGTAAATTCTGAGCACCAACTAGCACATTAAGCTGTAGCAATAAAAATAAGCAATGCACAAATAATCAGGATACACAGCTAGTAACATCTAGTATATTAAATTGAGTATCTATAccaacataaaatattttagcagaaaTAAGCGAGGTATGGCACACAGGAACCAATAACATAGTCAGTGCCCAGCTAGAATATCGATTCTTTTGTtcactaaattaaaaaatttgtcaaCTCAAGGGGAAAATATAGACAACAATAGCAATAAACttttctcaaaaattaaaaaaaagtcaatAAACAGACATGTTTTCTTTGAACAATAATTACCAACTCAGATTAGCGAAGCAGGTGTTAGGGAACTTCAGTACATGAGACAATTGAACTATAAAGGTATCTTGAACAGAAAAGTGATTCACATCTCAGGCTGCTACATGTAGTAAGATGCAAAGTAATCTTTGTATCTCAATTCACATGAAGAGATTAAAAGACCAAGAGAAAAACAAATAGAATGGAAAATATAGATGTTATAGTACAATGGGAGATATAGATTGTTATAGTAATTCAGAAATAGTAAGTCAAATTACATAACATAAAAGATTGCTAAAAATTGTATTAAAAGCTTCCCAAGTGTCTCATTGATATCATACCATGATGTCGCCGGATTCTAGATTCAGCATATTAAATAGCAAATGACGATATGCCTTTTCCTTGTGCAGAATCAGATCGATCAAAATAATCTGGTTATAGAAATTGCCATTTTTTTAGcatctcaacaaaaaaaaaaaaaaaggtattttcttACATTACAAGCAAAAATAAGCTATAAAATCAAGAAATTTATGCTGTCGAGATTAAAATATACCCAATAACAACATAATCACAGAGAAAAACCTAATTTTTTAGGAAAATATACTATTAAATTACACTACTAAGCCATTACAGagggggaggaaaaaaaaaagaaaaaaaaaaaagagtactaaTCAGTAAAGGGCCGAGATTTAGggtttcttcctcttttttggACTTACGAACCATGAACTCGCACTCGATGTAGGGATCGGCGACGGCTTTACACTCATCCTGCGGATCATACGACACGATTTTGAGCTCAAACACTCGGCCAATCGAAGAGGAGGGATTCGTTCGAGTCTCTTACGCATTTCATCAAACGGATGTTGCCCGGGGAGTACTGGACGAAGAGCGCCCCCACGCGCGCGCCGCAGCTCACGCAccgccgccgcgctcctcccgccgccgcctcctcggcggcggcggcgtcgccgcGATCCGTCGCCGGCGTTGGCATTGTGCGGCGGCGACGATCGCGGGAGCTCTGATCCGACGCGAACGAAgcgcaaaagagagagagagagagagagagagagagagagagagaggagattaGTGAAGGAGATCAAAAGCAGTAACCATCGTGCTTTAGCTTagattcaaatatttaaaaatagaaaaaaaaatcatatcatatgcatatattcaaaattttaaaatgattgtttttaatttgagtgaaaatatttataaaaattagtcAGCGATTGTACAAGTGTGAcactcaaactttaatttgtataataaataatatgtcGCCAATAAAATTACgtgacatcttaattattatcattatgGATCATTTTACTATCACATCAGCAATATACCACTatttattcaataaattatatagaaaaactTAACTATAAGAAATCCAAAAATATTAAGCAAAAAAAtcattacatattaaaatttaagagttCAAATGTTACCGACCTAATAGTTTGAGATAGATGTTTTGATACGTAACTAATCGGAATCTACGAAATCattgtaataataaaattttcaaccaaattGAGCAatcatacaaaatttttgtaccTATTTGAAATGCTGATAAAGTGTACCTATTTGAATTGCTGATAATTTTTTGCACCTTTTAGGGTTGCATGGCATTAGGAAAGAGAAAATTTTCCAATACAAATAATGCTATCCTATGAAGACTCAAAAAGACTTTTTGGTACCGTTTAGTTCgaatataagcaagaactagctattaccgGAATAGGTACAAATATGAGGATAAGAAGAATaacgtttggataaaaattgaattgttttcgaaaataaaaaaaatattaggtagttttatatagaaatagagGTGTTAGTGAGGATAACCAAGAACTACTATTAttttcagataaaaaattagcgtttggtaTAAAGGGGAGCCCAAGCATTTCAATTAGTTCATTGCATCAGGATCTGCTCTAATCTCCATCAGCATA
It encodes the following:
- the LOC109715808 gene encoding protein arv1 homolog isoform X1, with amino-acid sequence MPTPATDRGDAAAAEEAAAGGARRRCVSCGARVGALFVQYSPGNIRLMKCDECKAVADPYIECEFMIILIDLILHKEKAYRHLLFNMLNLESGDIMGILQKSCLIYILLDAFRISFLKSSKDDWDFSTSLPFAIWTCGKQVLMNVLLGSFVFMFIIFLTTRFFLNLSLDMARYKEVLLAILISSYFKLFPILMMIWEFPSSVLFIVEIFVLSSNTVALRVATQSPIARCFGVCFVAHAMKFCTEYCLLHRLYGLY
- the LOC109715808 gene encoding protein arv1 homolog isoform X2; its protein translation is MPTPATDRGDAAAAEEAAAGGARRRCVSCGARVGALFVQYSPGNIRLMKCDECKAVADPYIECEFMIILIDLILHKEKAYRHLLFNMLNLESGDIMGILQKSCLIYILLDAFRISFLKSSKDDWDFSTSLPFAIWTCGKVLMNVLLGSFVFMFIIFLTTRFFLNLSLDMARYKEVLLAILISSYFKLFPILMMIWEFPSSVLFIVEIFVLSSNTVALRVATQSPIARCFGVCFVAHAMKFCTEYCLLHRLYGLY
- the LOC109715808 gene encoding protein arv1 homolog isoform X3, giving the protein MPTPATDRGDAAAAEEAAAGGARRRCVSCGARVGALFVQYSPGNIRLMKCDECKAVADPYIECEFMGILQKSCLIYILLDAFRISFLKSSKDDWDFSTSLPFAIWTCGKQVLMNVLLGSFVFMFIIFLTTRFFLNLSLDMARYKEVLLAILISSYFKLFPILMMIWEFPSSVLFIVEIFVLSSNTVALRVATQSPIARCFGVCFVAHAMKFCTEYCLLHRLYGLY
- the LOC109715808 gene encoding protein arv1 homolog isoform X4, with amino-acid sequence MPTPATDRGDAAAAEEAAAGGARRRCVSCGARVGALFVQYSPGNIRLMKCDECKAVADPYIECEFMIILIDLILHKEKAYRHLLFNMLNLESGDIMGILQKSCLIYILLDAFRISFLKSSKDDWDFSTSLPFAIWTCGKQVLMNVLLGSFVFMFIIFLTTRFFLNLSLDMARYKEVLLAILISSYFKLFPILMMIWEFPSSVLFIVEIFVLSSNTVALRESI